The Lates calcarifer isolate ASB-BC8 linkage group LG6, TLL_Latcal_v3, whole genome shotgun sequence genome includes a region encoding these proteins:
- the slc26a6 gene encoding solute carrier family 26 member 6: protein MAERRRTGYSIQRKILDEGAVDEMAEKSDSKPSLCEKVKKSMSCSGPRLKNCLLGSVPVISWLPRYSIRDNALGDLISGISVGIMQLPQGMAYALLASVPPVFGLYSSFYPVLIYFIFGTSKHISVGTYAVMSVMIGGVTDRLAPDSNFIIWDNVTNSSIVDAVSRDAERVRVAAAVTFMSGLFQILLGLVQFGFVVTYLSEPLVRGYTTGAAIHVIVSQLKYTFGISPVKYSGPLSLIYTVLEICYLIPQTNIGTLVVSIVAIIGLILAKELNAYLSKKLPVPIPVELLAVIVATVVSWQFNLEGEYGVDVVGIIPSGLQPPVLPAASLFGQVIGDAFALSVVGYGIAISLGRIFALKYGYKVDSNQELIALGLSNSIGGIFQCFAISCSMSRTMVQESTGGKTQVAGALSAIVILFITLWIGTLFEALPKAVLAAIIYVNLHGMMKQFMDISALWRSNKVDMLVWIATFILTLLLNPDMGLAAAIGFSMLTVIFRTQLPTYSLLGQVPDTDVYRPLEDYNQVRQVPGILIFRSSATLYFANAEMYQDALGEKSGIDITKILSAKKKLEAKRKRHEEKNAKKAKKAAKKSAVDVEGEPERAEQKDIAIIEMNAEPDPSLPRAIVLDLSPVNFLDTVGIKTLRSIQRDYGEIGIEVVLAGCQTGVVDNLQTGGFFSDKVTKSCLFSSIHDAVLYCQSATTQSQDKEMTMTHL, encoded by the exons ATGGCAGAGAGGAGACGGACAGGCTATAGCATCCAAAGAAAGATCCTGGATGAAGGAGCTGTGGATGAGATGGCAGAAAAGTCTGACTCAAAACCCTCTCTGTGTGAGAAGGTTAAAAAGTCAATGAG CTGTTCTGGTCCGCGGTTGAAGAACTGCCTGCTGGGTAGTGTTCCTGTAATATCATGGCTGCCTCGTTACTCCATCAGAGACAACGCTCTGGGTGACCTGATCTCTGGAATCAGTGTGGGGATCATGCAGTTGCCACAGG GTATGGCCTATGCCTTGCTGGCATCTGTTCCTCCAGTCTTTGGCCTTTACTCCTCATTCTACCCTGTCCTCATCTACTTCATCTTCGGCACATCCAAGCACATCTCAGTCG GAACATATGCAGTGATGAGTGTGATGATAGGAGGGGTGACAGATCGACTAGCCCCAGACTCGAACTTTATCATATGGGACAATGTCACCAACTCCAGTATAGTTGATGCTGTCTCACGGGATGCAGAGAGGGTCCGGGTGGCTGCAGCTGTCACTTTCATGTCTGGATTATTTCAG ATTCTACTTGGTCTGGTCCAGTTTGGTTTCGTGGTGACCTACCTGTCTGAGCCTCTGGTCCGAGGCTACACCACAGGAGCCGCCATCCACGTCATCGTGTCCCAGCTCAAATACACCTTTGGCATCAGCCCTGTCAAATACAGCGGACCTTTGTCATTGATATAT aCTGTGCTAGAGATTTGTTACCTGATTCCACAGACAAACATTGGTACTCTTGTGGTTAGCATCGTCGCTATAATCGGCCTTATCCTTGCTAAGGAGCTCAATGCATACTTGAGTAAAAAACTCCCCGTTCCTATACCTGTGGAGCTGCTTGCT GTCATTGTTGCTACAGTGGTCTCCTGGCAGTTTAACTTGGAGGGGGAATATGGAGTGGATGTGGTGGGAATTATTCCCTCAGG TCTCCAGCCACCTGTTCTCCCAGCTGCCTCTCTGTTTGGTCAGGTGATAGGGGACGCATTCGCTCTGTCTGTGGTTGGCTATGGCATTGCCATCTCACTGGGACGAATCTTTGCCCTGAAATATGGATACAAGGTGGACAGCAACCAG GAACTAATAGCCCTGGGCCTAAGTAATTCCATTGGAGgaatttttcagtgttttgccaTCAGCTGCTCCATGTCTCGCACCATGGTTCAGGAGAGCACAGGAGGGAAGACTCAG GTTGCTGGGGCTCTATCAGCAATAGTTATCCTTTTCATCACGCTTTGGATTGGGACTCTATTTGAAGCTCTGCCCAAG GCGGTGCTGGCTGCCATCATCTATGTCAACCTTCATGGCATGATGAAGCAGTTCATGGACATCTCTGCACTGTGGAGAAGCAACAAAGTAGACATG cTAGTCTGGATAGCCACCTTCATCCTCACCTTGCTGCTCAACCCTGACATGGGACTAGCTGCTGCCATTGGTTTCTCAATGCTCACCGTCATCTTCAGGACGCAGCT ACCTACATACTCCCTGTTAGGGCAGGTTCCAGACACTGACGTTTACAGGCCACTGGAGGACTACAATCAG GTGAGGCAGGTACCAGGGATTTTGATCTTCCGCTCCTCTGCCACCCTCTACTTTGCCAATGCTGAAATGTATCAAGATGCCCTGGGAGAGAag TCTGGCATTGACATCACCAAGATCCTGTCAGCAAAGAAGAAACTAGAGGCCAAAAGGAAGCGGCATGAGGAGAAAAATGCCAAGAAAGCCAAGAAGGCTGCCAAGAAGAGCGCAGTAGATGTG GAGGGGGAGCCAGAGAGGGCAGAGCAGAAGGACATTGCCATCATTGAGATGAATGCTGAGCCTGACCCCTCACTCCCAAGAGCCATTGTCCTCGACCTCAGCCCTGTCAACTTCCTGGATACTGTTGGGATCAAGACGCTACGAAGT ATCCAGAGAGACTATGGAGAGATTGGTATAGAGGTCGTTCTCGCTGGCTGCCAGA CTGGCGTGGTGGACAACCTGCAGACTGGTGGTTTCTTCAgtgacaaagtgacaaagtCCTGTCTCTTCTCTAGTATCCATGATGCTGTTTTGTACTGTCAGTCTGCCACAACACAGAGCCAAGATAAG GAGATGACAATGACACATTTATGA